One Roseimicrobium gellanilyticum DNA window includes the following coding sequences:
- a CDS encoding four helix bundle protein has protein sequence MELEYARSFHELVVYQKARLLQKEVLDLSRGFPDFERYGLTDQIRRASRSIGGQIAEGWAKRAYPRHFVSKLTDADGEQLETQHWLITSVDSQYVSRETAAPFYQLCLEIGRMLGKMILRHKDFCQPSSAILREDFEEFFAPYNPNHHPLNAINLEFSSTISY, from the coding sequence ATGGAACTGGAATATGCGCGCAGCTTTCATGAACTGGTGGTCTACCAGAAGGCGCGATTGTTGCAGAAGGAGGTTTTGGACTTGTCTCGTGGGTTTCCAGATTTCGAGCGCTACGGCCTTACGGATCAAATACGGAGAGCTTCGCGTTCCATCGGAGGCCAGATTGCGGAAGGCTGGGCGAAGCGAGCCTACCCGCGCCACTTTGTCAGCAAGCTAACAGATGCCGACGGAGAACAGCTTGAAACGCAGCACTGGCTCATCACCTCAGTAGATTCGCAATACGTCTCCCGGGAGACCGCTGCGCCATTTTATCAACTCTGTCTGGAGATTGGTCGCATGCTTGGCAAGATGATCCTGCGTCACAAGGATTTCTGCCAACCTAGTTCAGCCATCCTTCGGGAAGACTTCGAAGAATTTTTTGCACCCTACAATCCTAATCATCATCCCCTAAACGCAATCAATCTAGAGTTCTCCTCCACCATCTCATACTGA
- a CDS encoding VWA domain-containing protein: MSLLAPAFLWTLAALAPLAAIYFLKVRPRKKPVTAYFLWQKIFTEKKASALFNRLRDVLSLILMALAFAAVAFALAEPDFAGDERKDLLIVVDHSASMSAKEGTSTRLEQAKAKAKALITGLNGTQRAAVATFASETEMRAHPTRHRKSLLDAVDAIGPTELPSRVEALRSLQPGNEWMKNTRVLLITDGCLDDAARLPQVEVIKIGGEVTNVGLARADLRAVPGGVERLGLFLLPVSSSKEPVKTDITLTHMDSKRMVKVIPVTLNAGDNAPVTLTLDDAPSGRWTASLGLDDALTTDNTVNLYVPPREPVPVGVLAEDGFFLQHVVAAFDRSDQMLTLAQDAKSARIFLARGKAPETASAIVFQPQGESPFWSQVGEEILNPVPKIVAKDHPLLRYLDAETINFAGARKLTAPAGAVVLVADEGGTPLIHLMRQGEQMVCVVNLDPIVAQFYLSAWFPVMVHNGTAHLTHREGAPPATVPTGGSLRVPGLAEGATATMKSPSGTETTITGPDTGELLESGFYEIAHAGGAWSAGCSLVSPEESQLQNDTLKDTAKPIASGQSPSYWLLVLGVLVVAGESVLYHRRKVG, translated from the coding sequence ATGTCCCTCCTCGCTCCCGCCTTCCTCTGGACACTTGCGGCACTCGCGCCGCTGGCGGCGATTTATTTCCTCAAGGTCAGGCCACGGAAGAAGCCGGTGACGGCCTACTTCCTGTGGCAGAAGATTTTTACGGAGAAGAAGGCATCGGCGTTGTTCAATAGATTGCGGGATGTGCTTTCGCTCATTCTGATGGCGCTGGCGTTTGCGGCGGTGGCATTTGCGTTGGCAGAGCCCGACTTTGCTGGAGATGAACGCAAGGACCTGCTCATCGTCGTGGACCATTCAGCCTCCATGTCCGCAAAGGAAGGCACGAGCACGCGCTTGGAACAGGCGAAGGCCAAGGCGAAGGCGCTCATCACGGGACTCAACGGTACGCAGCGGGCGGCGGTGGCCACATTCGCCTCTGAGACGGAGATGCGCGCGCATCCCACGCGGCATCGCAAGTCGTTGCTGGATGCAGTGGATGCCATCGGACCGACGGAGCTTCCCTCGCGAGTGGAGGCGCTGCGCTCGCTCCAACCGGGGAATGAGTGGATGAAGAACACGCGTGTGCTGCTCATCACGGATGGATGCCTGGATGATGCGGCGCGGTTGCCGCAGGTGGAGGTCATCAAGATCGGCGGCGAGGTGACGAACGTGGGACTCGCGCGGGCGGACCTGCGGGCGGTGCCTGGAGGTGTGGAGCGGCTGGGGCTTTTCCTTCTTCCCGTTTCCTCTTCCAAAGAGCCGGTGAAGACGGACATCACGCTCACCCACATGGACAGCAAGCGCATGGTGAAAGTCATCCCTGTGACGCTGAATGCCGGTGACAACGCCCCGGTGACACTGACGCTCGATGATGCGCCGAGTGGCCGATGGACGGCTTCTCTTGGCCTTGATGATGCGCTGACCACGGACAACACGGTGAACCTCTATGTGCCGCCGCGTGAACCGGTGCCTGTGGGTGTGCTCGCGGAGGACGGATTCTTCCTCCAGCATGTGGTGGCGGCCTTCGACCGCAGTGACCAGATGCTGACACTGGCGCAGGATGCGAAGAGTGCGCGCATCTTCCTCGCGCGTGGCAAGGCTCCGGAAACAGCGAGCGCCATTGTGTTCCAGCCACAGGGTGAGTCGCCCTTCTGGTCACAGGTCGGTGAAGAGATTCTCAACCCCGTGCCGAAGATTGTGGCGAAGGACCATCCGCTGCTGCGGTATCTCGATGCGGAGACCATCAACTTCGCCGGAGCTCGCAAGCTCACTGCGCCTGCCGGTGCCGTGGTGCTGGTGGCGGATGAAGGGGGCACGCCGCTCATCCACCTGATGCGTCAGGGTGAGCAGATGGTGTGCGTGGTGAATCTCGACCCCATCGTGGCGCAGTTCTACCTCTCAGCGTGGTTCCCTGTGATGGTGCACAATGGTACGGCACACCTGACCCATCGCGAGGGTGCACCTCCGGCCACAGTACCCACGGGCGGCAGTCTCCGCGTACCCGGACTCGCAGAAGGCGCGACGGCAACGATGAAGTCCCCCTCCGGCACGGAAACGACCATCACTGGACCTGATACGGGTGAGTTGCTGGAGAGCGGCTTCTACGAAATCGCGCACGCCGGCGGCGCCTGGAGCGCGGGATGCTCGCTGGTCTCGCCTGAAGAGTCCCAATTACAAAATGATACACTCAAGGACACCGCGAAGCCCATTGCCAGCGGACAATCCCCCTCCTACTGGCTCCTCGTGCTGGGCGTGCTGGTGGTGGCAGGCGAGTCGGTCCTTTATCACCGGAGGAAGGTAGGCTAG
- a CDS encoding VWA domain-containing protein, with amino-acid sequence MDFTTLSPLFWLLVLVGVGAGFYHSLVDRPTGLRTASFALRILGIILLVLALCQPFAGDKTDEAHVVFLVDVSQSADLPSAKEALNQVDAGIKALRRHDTHSLFAVADGLREKPLEDFRTMLDAWMKGVADDAFRAHSRLGDSMLAARLAFPAGKARRLVLFSDGVDTEDGVDAALTQLKAEGVDVKFVPLKTLSQPEAVLLGVDSTSPFAFHGEVLRLTARAMANQPMNAKVRLLNKGVAVQEKTVALKPGEEAKVWFDTEMTTPGPSVWSTELIPDKDHFPINNQATTTITVRGKPRVLMLHEDEKKMRAFTRSLKEQDFDVDLRGKRGLPESMEELLAFDAIIIANLSATDMTPRQMTLLRSYVADFGGGLVMLGSENSFGLGGYYKTPVEEVLPLVSRFEKEKEKPSLAMVLVIDKSGSMEGTPIALARQAAKSAAELLGPQDQIAVIGFDSDAQVICEMTPASQQGTIQASIDSLAAGGGTYMYPGMVMGKEMLERTTAKVKHMICLTDGQTNEADHLGLTQQLVDGGVTVSTVGLGDGAARELLQQIAEAGRGRYYESNDPASLPQIFTKETTQASKSAVQEGLFQPIEITEHPMLAGYDADSLPVALGYVMTEAKPAAQVLLAAEHGDPLLAVGRFGLGIGLAYTSDITEVWGGEWLAWDGCGRFWAQVLRGALRKTDVEGLEARGTTRDGEWILGIERRGPDNAPVSLINWNAQVLDENGNTQDVKIRETGLGRYEARVPIGTRKHLSLRLHDKDHDKLEVKHYHAPYPAEYRLQSKAPESLLALTGYQPDQIVAGLKPAEQLKPIGHWFAWTALLSLLLGVMLRRV; translated from the coding sequence ATGGACTTCACCACCCTCTCACCTCTCTTCTGGCTGCTTGTTCTCGTCGGTGTTGGCGCAGGCTTCTACCATTCGCTGGTGGACCGGCCCACCGGGCTGCGCACTGCATCCTTTGCACTACGCATCCTGGGCATCATTCTTCTGGTCCTTGCCCTTTGCCAGCCCTTCGCCGGAGACAAGACGGACGAAGCGCACGTGGTCTTCCTGGTGGATGTCTCGCAGTCCGCCGACCTGCCCTCGGCCAAGGAAGCGCTCAATCAGGTGGATGCCGGCATCAAGGCGCTGCGTCGGCATGACACCCACTCGCTCTTCGCCGTGGCGGATGGTCTGCGAGAGAAGCCACTGGAAGACTTCCGCACGATGCTGGACGCATGGATGAAGGGTGTGGCGGATGACGCCTTCCGCGCGCATTCGCGCCTGGGTGACTCCATGCTCGCCGCGCGTCTTGCATTCCCTGCGGGCAAGGCGCGGCGTCTGGTGCTCTTCAGCGATGGGGTGGATACGGAGGACGGAGTGGACGCCGCCCTCACCCAACTCAAAGCGGAAGGCGTGGATGTGAAGTTTGTCCCGCTGAAAACGCTGAGCCAGCCGGAAGCGGTTCTGCTGGGTGTAGACAGCACTTCGCCCTTCGCCTTCCATGGCGAAGTGCTGCGTCTGACCGCGCGCGCCATGGCCAATCAGCCCATGAATGCGAAGGTCCGCCTGCTGAACAAGGGCGTGGCCGTGCAGGAGAAGACCGTGGCGCTCAAGCCGGGTGAAGAGGCGAAGGTGTGGTTCGACACGGAGATGACCACGCCCGGTCCCAGTGTCTGGAGCACCGAGCTTATCCCGGACAAGGATCACTTCCCCATCAACAACCAGGCCACCACCACTATCACCGTGCGCGGCAAGCCACGTGTGCTCATGCTGCACGAGGATGAGAAGAAGATGCGCGCCTTCACCCGCTCGCTGAAGGAGCAGGATTTCGATGTGGATCTGCGCGGCAAGCGAGGTCTGCCGGAGAGCATGGAGGAGCTTCTCGCGTTTGATGCCATCATCATCGCGAATCTCTCCGCCACGGACATGACGCCACGCCAGATGACGCTGCTGCGCAGTTATGTGGCGGACTTTGGTGGCGGCCTGGTGATGCTGGGCAGTGAGAACAGCTTCGGTCTCGGGGGCTACTACAAGACACCGGTGGAGGAAGTGCTACCGCTTGTCTCAAGGTTCGAGAAGGAGAAGGAGAAACCCTCGCTGGCCATGGTGCTCGTGATCGACAAATCCGGTTCCATGGAAGGCACGCCGATCGCACTTGCGCGACAGGCCGCGAAGAGCGCCGCAGAACTGCTCGGCCCGCAGGACCAGATTGCAGTGATTGGCTTTGATAGCGACGCGCAGGTCATCTGCGAAATGACACCGGCTTCGCAGCAAGGCACCATTCAGGCGTCCATTGATTCGCTCGCGGCTGGTGGTGGCACCTACATGTATCCCGGCATGGTGATGGGCAAGGAGATGCTGGAGCGTACGACGGCGAAGGTGAAGCACATGATCTGTCTCACGGATGGACAGACGAACGAGGCAGACCACCTCGGCCTCACACAGCAACTGGTGGATGGTGGTGTGACGGTCTCCACTGTGGGCCTCGGTGATGGCGCGGCGCGTGAACTGCTGCAGCAGATTGCCGAAGCGGGACGTGGTCGTTATTACGAAAGCAATGACCCGGCCTCACTGCCGCAGATTTTCACCAAGGAAACGACGCAGGCTTCCAAGTCTGCCGTGCAGGAAGGCCTGTTCCAACCCATCGAGATCACCGAGCACCCCATGCTGGCAGGTTATGATGCCGACAGCCTGCCGGTGGCGCTGGGATATGTGATGACGGAAGCCAAGCCTGCCGCGCAGGTGCTGCTGGCTGCGGAGCATGGTGACCCACTGCTGGCGGTGGGACGTTTCGGTCTGGGCATCGGTCTCGCGTACACGTCTGACATCACGGAAGTGTGGGGCGGTGAGTGGCTCGCGTGGGATGGCTGCGGCCGCTTCTGGGCGCAGGTGTTGCGCGGTGCACTGCGCAAGACGGACGTCGAGGGCCTCGAAGCACGCGGTACCACACGTGATGGCGAATGGATTCTCGGCATCGAACGCCGTGGTCCGGACAACGCTCCCGTGAGCCTCATCAACTGGAATGCCCAGGTGTTGGATGAAAATGGCAACACGCAAGACGTGAAGATTCGCGAGACCGGTCTCGGCCGTTATGAAGCTCGCGTACCCATCGGAACGCGCAAGCACCTGAGCCTGCGGTTGCACGACAAAGATCACGACAAGCTGGAGGTGAAGCACTACCACGCGCCCTATCCTGCCGAGTATCGTCTGCAGTCGAAAGCACCAGAGTCGCTGCTTGCGCTTACAGGTTATCAGCCGGACCAGATTGTCGCCGGATTGAAGCCTGCGGAACAGCTCAAGCCCATCGGCCACTGGTTTGCGTGGACGGCGCTGCTGAGCTTGTTGCTCGGGGTGATGCTCAGGAGGGTGTGA
- a CDS encoding metallophosphoesterase, whose translation MHSNSPQSTPERSLARKSGLPMRQWLSRRRFLGQSAATLAVGWASTASAEDGEFESGSIDLRPGQQVKETGPRIVRVSVELPNLPPQMDGFRIAQISDLHLEPYTTARQIARVVRLCNSLQPDLVAMTGDFVTYNARPAGKLAEILSELKAPHGVYASLGNHDFQSGHENVVYALEQKGMPVLRNVCRAIHTDKGVLHLAGMDSRYVSSPHLRSTLDSWRENQPLVMMMHEPDVADDLAEAKVHALQLSGHTHGGQVRFMGLQPSIHRRAKWGKKYLAGAYNVGTVRLYVNRGIGTVGVPLRVQCPPEVTEITLRSPELRRALAKV comes from the coding sequence TTGCACTCCAACTCCCCCCAATCCACGCCGGAACGTTCCCTGGCGCGCAAGAGTGGCCTGCCCATGAGGCAGTGGCTTTCGCGACGCCGTTTCCTCGGTCAATCCGCCGCCACGCTTGCCGTGGGTTGGGCATCCACCGCCAGCGCCGAGGATGGTGAATTCGAGTCCGGTAGCATCGACCTCCGCCCCGGTCAGCAGGTGAAGGAAACCGGTCCTCGCATCGTGCGTGTGTCCGTGGAGTTGCCGAATCTCCCACCTCAGATGGATGGCTTCCGCATCGCGCAAATCAGCGACTTGCATCTGGAGCCCTACACCACGGCCCGGCAGATCGCGCGCGTGGTCAGGCTTTGCAATTCCCTGCAGCCTGACCTGGTCGCGATGACCGGTGACTTCGTCACGTACAACGCACGACCCGCTGGGAAGCTCGCTGAGATACTCTCTGAGTTGAAGGCGCCCCATGGTGTGTATGCCTCCCTGGGGAATCACGATTTCCAATCCGGGCATGAGAACGTGGTATACGCCCTGGAGCAGAAGGGCATGCCGGTGCTGCGCAATGTGTGCCGCGCCATCCACACAGACAAGGGCGTGCTCCATCTCGCTGGCATGGATTCACGCTATGTCTCCAGCCCACACCTGCGCTCCACGCTGGACTCGTGGCGGGAGAATCAGCCCCTCGTCATGATGATGCACGAGCCGGATGTGGCGGATGATCTTGCGGAAGCCAAAGTGCATGCACTCCAGCTTTCCGGCCACACGCATGGCGGCCAGGTCCGCTTCATGGGTCTGCAACCTTCCATCCATCGCCGCGCGAAGTGGGGGAAGAAGTACCTCGCCGGTGCTTACAACGTGGGCACCGTGCGCCTCTACGTGAATCGCGGCATCGGCACCGTGGGCGTCCCCCTGCGCGTGCAATGTCCTCCGGAAGTCACGGAGATCACGCTGCGCAGTCCGGAGCTGAGACGGGCGCTGGCGAAGGTGTGA
- a CDS encoding bifunctional riboflavin kinase/FAD synthetase gives MHHLTSIHDLAKLPGPLALAIGVFDGVHLGHQEVIREAMVYTEKHGGTAVVMTFDPHPLKVLRPEAAPRLLCSTRHKLRILEDLGITHTLVCPFDEDFAKMDAQQFIEALTGACNPLGFISVGYTWSFGKGRGGNIHHLMELGQLHGFGVYGVPEVKAQGTVVSSTLVREAVRGGDFKRARQLLGRDYTVMGEVVHGRHLGNQLGFPTANVAMENEELPPNGVYAVTVRWLSGGGIAAPKDVLPGVANLGVRPTVESQGERSLEVHLLDFTGDCYGAQFEVASIEKLRDEQKFSGLDALKAQIARDVEAGRAMLAGM, from the coding sequence GTGCATCACCTCACTTCCATTCACGACCTCGCCAAATTGCCCGGCCCACTCGCACTCGCCATCGGTGTGTTTGACGGCGTACACCTCGGGCATCAGGAAGTGATTCGCGAGGCCATGGTCTACACGGAGAAACACGGTGGCACTGCGGTGGTGATGACCTTCGACCCGCATCCGCTCAAAGTCCTGCGCCCTGAGGCCGCACCACGTCTCCTGTGCAGCACCCGGCACAAGCTGCGCATCCTCGAGGACCTCGGCATCACGCATACGCTGGTGTGTCCCTTTGACGAGGACTTCGCGAAGATGGACGCGCAACAATTCATCGAGGCCCTGACCGGCGCCTGCAATCCACTCGGATTCATTTCCGTGGGCTACACGTGGAGCTTTGGCAAGGGCAGGGGAGGAAACATCCACCACCTCATGGAGCTGGGACAACTTCACGGATTCGGCGTGTATGGCGTGCCTGAGGTGAAGGCGCAGGGCACCGTGGTGAGCAGCACGCTCGTGCGTGAGGCGGTGCGAGGTGGCGACTTCAAACGCGCCCGCCAGCTTCTGGGCCGTGACTACACCGTGATGGGCGAGGTGGTGCATGGCCGGCATCTTGGTAATCAGCTTGGATTCCCCACTGCAAACGTCGCCATGGAGAATGAAGAACTCCCTCCCAATGGTGTCTACGCCGTGACCGTGCGTTGGCTCAGCGGTGGTGGCATCGCCGCACCCAAGGATGTGCTGCCCGGAGTCGCCAACCTCGGCGTGCGACCTACCGTGGAATCGCAAGGCGAGCGCTCATTGGAAGTGCATCTCCTGGACTTCACCGGCGACTGCTACGGTGCACAGTTCGAAGTTGCCTCTATCGAAAAACTCCGTGACGAGCAGAAGTTCTCCGGGCTGGATGCGTTGAAGGCCCAAATCGCCAGAGATGTGGAGGCAGGCAGGGCCATGCTGGCAGGGATGTAG
- the truB gene encoding tRNA pseudouridine(55) synthase TruB, translated as MTSHDVVAVARRCLNTRKIGHCGTLDPMATGMLILVIGSATRIQDLLMSEDKEYLGTATLGTTTSTQDKEGEPLETKEVPADLTEAQVRAAFDVQMGDFYQTPPMVSAIKKDGVPLYKLARKGQEVEREPRLVHVFNYEISRFALPEIDFKVTCSKGFYVRTYAHDLGQRLGCGAHLSALRRTRSGHFTFVPGKFTTFDALKEGRREEVISSMYSLYDVSKLRGV; from the coding sequence ATGACCTCCCACGATGTGGTGGCGGTCGCACGTCGTTGTCTCAATACACGCAAGATTGGCCACTGCGGTACTCTCGACCCCATGGCCACCGGCATGCTCATCCTCGTGATCGGCAGTGCCACCCGCATCCAGGACCTGCTCATGAGCGAGGACAAGGAGTACCTCGGCACCGCGACGCTTGGCACCACCACCAGCACGCAGGACAAGGAAGGCGAACCCTTGGAAACGAAGGAAGTTCCTGCCGACCTCACGGAGGCCCAGGTCCGCGCCGCGTTTGATGTGCAGATGGGGGACTTCTACCAAACGCCTCCGATGGTCAGCGCCATCAAGAAAGACGGTGTGCCCCTCTACAAGCTCGCCCGAAAAGGTCAGGAAGTGGAGCGCGAGCCGCGCCTCGTGCATGTGTTCAACTACGAGATCAGCCGCTTCGCCCTGCCCGAGATCGATTTCAAGGTCACCTGCAGCAAAGGCTTCTACGTCCGCACCTACGCGCATGACCTCGGCCAGCGTCTCGGCTGTGGCGCCCATCTGAGCGCCCTCCGCCGCACCCGCTCCGGCCACTTCACCTTCGTCCCCGGCAAGTTCACCACCTTCGATGCTTTGAAGGAAGGTCGCCGCGAAGAGGTCATCAGCAGCATGTACTCGCTGTATGATGTGTCGAAGCTGCGCGGGGTGTAG
- a CDS encoding DHH family phosphoesterase: MSDSLSTIATTLRDAKTIAVASHVRPDGDSIGSIVALGRSLALAGKTVHIISEDEVPGNLTFLPGTELIQRADGQALDIDVAVALDTATKPRLGDRVNGCMGKAPLLVNIDHHGTNPQYGHLNFIDISYPATGEIVYELLSHHGFPMDDGIRQNLFAAISTDTGSFQYDNTSPRTHRIVAEMMEQGLDTAELARSLYQSHPLRRTLLLKALLNEMQLTCDGRIASWALTMETQKAVQMEPGDTEGLIDSLRTIEGVIAAVIFEDMPDGKIRISARSKDPRLDVSKVCAEFGGGGHRMAAGARMPGPIATAEARFFDSLQNEIKRLS; this comes from the coding sequence ATGTCCGACTCCCTCTCCACCATCGCCACCACGCTCCGCGACGCGAAGACCATCGCCGTCGCCTCCCACGTGCGGCCAGATGGGGACTCCATCGGCTCTATCGTGGCACTGGGTCGTAGCCTCGCACTCGCAGGGAAGACGGTGCACATCATCAGTGAAGATGAGGTGCCGGGGAATCTGACGTTTCTCCCGGGCACGGAGCTCATCCAGCGTGCGGATGGCCAGGCGCTGGACATCGATGTGGCTGTGGCGCTCGATACCGCCACGAAGCCCCGCCTCGGTGACCGTGTGAATGGCTGCATGGGGAAGGCACCCCTGCTGGTGAACATCGACCACCACGGCACCAACCCGCAGTACGGGCACCTCAATTTCATCGACATCAGCTATCCCGCCACGGGTGAGATTGTGTATGAGCTTCTCTCACACCATGGGTTCCCCATGGATGATGGCATCCGGCAGAATCTCTTCGCTGCGATCAGCACGGACACCGGCTCCTTTCAGTATGATAATACGTCACCGCGCACGCATCGCATCGTGGCGGAGATGATGGAGCAGGGGCTGGACACCGCCGAGCTCGCCCGCAGCCTCTACCAGAGCCACCCCCTGCGCCGCACGCTACTGCTGAAGGCGCTGCTCAATGAGATGCAACTCACGTGCGACGGACGCATCGCGAGCTGGGCGCTCACGATGGAGACGCAGAAGGCGGTGCAGATGGAGCCCGGCGATACCGAGGGGCTCATCGACTCCCTGCGCACCATCGAAGGCGTCATCGCCGCCGTGATTTTTGAAGACATGCCCGACGGCAAGATCCGCATCAGCGCCCGCAGCAAGGATCCCCGTCTCGATGTGTCGAAAGTATGTGCTGAATTTGGCGGAGGCGGCCACCGGATGGCTGCCGGCGCCCGCATGCCCGGCCCCATTGCCACAGCCGAGGCACGCTTCTTTGACTCCCTGCAAAATGAAATCAAACGACTCAGTTAA
- the rbfA gene encoding 30S ribosome-binding factor RbfA, with translation MNHRLKRVTELIKRELGPILDRNLTFKGCFVTIHDVEITTDLKHANIHVSILGDSMPHEDIIKKLHSSRSIISRELYKRVTLKNSPQLHFKATDSIERGVRVLNIIENLPEPLPDEEPVVEEGEGDGDGEEGEDAREDGKR, from the coding sequence ATGAACCACCGCCTCAAGCGCGTCACCGAACTCATCAAGCGTGAGCTCGGCCCCATCCTGGACCGCAACCTCACCTTCAAGGGATGCTTCGTCACCATTCATGACGTGGAAATCACCACGGACCTGAAGCATGCGAACATTCACGTGAGCATCCTGGGCGATTCCATGCCGCATGAGGACATCATCAAGAAGCTCCACAGCAGCCGCTCCATCATCTCGCGCGAGCTGTACAAGCGAGTCACCCTGAAAAACTCACCCCAGCTCCACTTCAAGGCGACCGACTCCATCGAGCGCGGCGTGCGCGTGCTGAACATCATCGAAAACCTGCCTGAACCACTGCCAGATGAAGAGCCGGTGGTGGAGGAGGGTGAAGGTGATGGTGACGGGGAGGAAGGGGAAGATGCGCGGGAGGATGGGAAGCGGTAG